A stretch of Oryza brachyantha chromosome 4, ObraRS2, whole genome shotgun sequence DNA encodes these proteins:
- the LOC102721266 gene encoding uncharacterized protein LOC102721266, whose product MAKSLRSKREKRLRTLRREISQPFYDKKEAAKLAAQAAALEAPKVPVRAPPPSQDSGSSRAAASSAVAMDVEMADEGNNRSKSLLKPIGSISKKKVQLHLKIKKDKRKARKKGRFSKK is encoded by the exons ATGGCGAAGTCGCTGCGGTCGAAGCGGGAGAAGCGGCTGCGCACGCTGCGGCGGGAGATCTCGCAGCCCTTCTACGACAAGAAGGAGGCGGCCAAGCTCGCCGCGCAGGCCGCCGCGCTCGAGGCGCCCAAGGTCCCGGtccgcgcgccgcctccgtcccAGGATTCCGgcagctcccgcgccgccgcgagctcGGCGGTCGCCATGG ATGTGGAGATGGCGGACGAAGGAAATAACAGATCCAAGTCCTTGTTGAAGCCGATTGGCAGCATTAGCAAGAAGAAAGTACAACTCCACTTGAAGATCAAGAAAGACAAGAGAAAAGCTAGGAAGAAGGGGAGATTCAGTAAAAAGTAG
- the LOC102712533 gene encoding protein ECERIFERUM 26-like: MVLEGEQTPAAAVHGHRLSTVVPSSVTGETNYDLADADLAFKLHYLRGVYYYPAGDAVRGLTIKALKDPMFPWLDAYFPVAGRIRRADADDRRPYIKCNDCGVRIVEVRCDRDLDDWLRDDAPDRLRQLCYDKVLGPELFFSPLLYVQVTSFKCGGMSLGFSWAHLIGDVASATSCFNAWAQILSGKKPEGSTLEPANRPDERAPAGAAPPRCVKPVGPIEDNWLVPAGCAMACYSFHVAEPALKRLQQQEEGRHAGTFELISALLWQTVSKIRVSKEVTTVTVVRTDMSARSGKSLANEQRVGYVDAGSSPAKTDVAELAAMLAKSQVDETDAVAAFPGDVVIYGANLTFVDMEQVAPYELELKGQRPVHVEYGMDGVGEEGAVLVQPDAGGRGRVVTAVLPKDEVESLRAVLGSTLLQDA; the protein is encoded by the exons ATGGTGCTCGAGGGGGAGcagacgccggcggcggcggtgcacggccaCCGGCTGTCGACGGTGGTGCCGAGCTCGGTGACGGGGGAGACCAACTACGACCTGGCCGACGCCGACCTCGCCTTCAAGCTGCACTACCTCCGCGGCGTGTACTACtaccccgccggcgacgccgtccgGGGGCTCACCATCAAGGCGCTCAAGGACCCCATGTTCCCCTGGCTCGACGCCTActtccccgtcgccggccgcatCCGCCGCGCGGACGCCGACGACCGCCGCCCCTACATCAAGTGCAACGACTGCGGCGTCCGCATCGTCGAGGTCAGGTGCGACCGCGACCTCGACGACTGGCTCCGCGACGACGCCCCCGACCGCCTCCGCCAGCTCTGCTACGACAAGGTGCTCGGCCCGGAGCTCTTCTTCTCGCCGCTCCTCTACGTCCAG GTCACGAGCTTCAAATGCGGTGGCATGTCGCTCGGTTTCAGCTGGGCGCACCTCATCGGCGAcgtggcgtcggcgacgagctgCTTCAACGCGTGGGCGCAGATACTGAGCGGCAAGAAGCCGGAGGGCAGCACCCTCGAGCCGGCGAACAGGCCGGACGAACGCgccccggccggcgccgccccgccgcgctGCGTCAAGCCGGTCGGGCCCATCGAGGACAACTGGCTCGTCCCAGCCGGCTGCGCCATGGCGTGCTACTCCTTCCACGTCGCCGAACCGGCGCTCAAGAggctgcagcagcaggaggagggaCGCCATGCGGGCACCTTCGAGCTCATCTCCGCGCTCCTATGGCAGACGGTGTCGAAGATCAGGGTCTCCAAAGAGGTGACCACGGTGACCGTGGTGAGGACGGACATGTCCGCCAGGAGCGGCAAGTCGCTGGCCAACGAGCAGAGGGTCGGGTACGTGGATGccggctcgtcgccggcgaagaCCGACGTCGCCGAGCTGGCGGCGATGCTGGCCAAGAGCCAGGTCGACGAGACCGACGCGGTCGCCGCGTTCCCGGGGGACGTCGTCATCTACGGCGCCAACCTGACGTTCGTCGACATGGAGCAGGTGGCGCCCTACGAGCTGGAGCTGAAGGGGCAGAGGCCCGTCCACGTGGAGTACGGCAtggacggcgtcggcgaggagggcgccgTGCTGGTGCAGCCTGATGCCGGCGGTCGCGGTCGCGTCGTCACGGCGGTGCTCCCCAAGGACGAGGTCGAGAGCCTCCGCGCCGTGCTCGGGAGCACGCTCCTGCAAGACGCTTGA